Genomic window (Streptobacillus felis):
TAGAAATGAAGCCGAAAGTTCTAAATATCTAGGTAGAGTAAAAAAGTTAAGTGTACGATTATGTGGTGGTGAAGGTAGAATATTAAAGATTACCAAAAGACAATATGAGAATATGATGGTCATATGGAAAGAACCAAAAGTAACAGAACTAAAAGTCAATAAAAATCCACTAGTATTTATTTAATGT
Coding sequences:
- the cas2 gene encoding CRISPR-associated endonuclease Cas2, with product LPVLTKFERKQAQDFRKNLLSEGFIMMQYYCYSRFCRNEAESSKYLGRVKKLSVRLCGGEGRILKITKRQYENMMVIWKEPKVTELKVNKNPLVFI